One region of Cyanobium sp. M30B3 genomic DNA includes:
- a CDS encoding AAA family ATPase, with product MSAAGSWADQLDLLIRSRTPILWIRSLEEDRVESLLEQAAQRLGNRPLLRWDFVDGLRGAPNREGEAARNPMAALAALDPLPSGQEAILLLRDFHRYCEDAGVCRRLRNLAGTLRQSARTLVITAPNWQLPAELDDSITVLELPLPDALEISALLRSIAQACGEPLEPAVLDQLSGACHGLSAQRVRQLAARALARRGRLSADDLAEVLEEKRQAIAKTELLEYCPTEATPADIGGLDALKHWLEQRRLAFSEEARRYGLPLPRGVLLVGPQGTGKSLTAKAIAHSWGMPLLRLDVGRLFAGLVGASEARTREMIQRAEAMAPCVLWIDEIDKGFGGDSRSDGGTSQRVLGTVLTWMAEKTSAVFVVATANAVERLPGELLRKGRFDEIFLLDLPSAEERRAILDLQLRRRRPEHQLPLEVLVDRTAGFSGAELEQTVIEAMHLAFAEARDFSEADLVAAASQVVPLSRTAREQLEQLQAWARGGRARPASRLRGMTNSDVA from the coding sequence ATGAGCGCCGCCGGCAGCTGGGCCGACCAGCTCGATCTGCTGATCCGCTCGCGCACGCCGATCCTCTGGATCCGCAGCCTGGAGGAGGATCGGGTGGAGAGCCTGCTGGAGCAGGCCGCCCAGCGGCTGGGCAACCGCCCCCTGCTGCGCTGGGATTTCGTGGATGGCCTGCGCGGTGCCCCCAACCGCGAGGGGGAGGCGGCCCGCAACCCGATGGCGGCACTCGCCGCCCTCGACCCCCTGCCGTCCGGGCAGGAGGCCATCCTGCTGCTGCGCGACTTTCACCGCTACTGCGAGGACGCCGGCGTCTGCCGGCGCCTGCGCAATCTGGCCGGCACGCTGCGCCAGAGCGCCCGCACCCTGGTGATCACCGCCCCCAACTGGCAGTTGCCCGCGGAGCTGGACGACAGCATCACCGTGCTGGAACTGCCCCTGCCCGATGCCCTTGAGATCAGCGCGTTGCTCCGTTCGATCGCCCAGGCCTGCGGCGAGCCCCTGGAGCCCGCCGTGCTGGATCAGCTCAGCGGCGCCTGCCATGGCCTCAGCGCCCAGCGGGTGCGCCAGCTGGCCGCCCGGGCCCTGGCCCGCCGCGGGCGGCTGAGCGCGGACGACCTGGCCGAGGTGCTGGAGGAGAAGCGCCAGGCCATCGCCAAGACCGAGCTGCTGGAGTACTGCCCCACGGAGGCCACCCCGGCGGACATCGGTGGCCTGGACGCCCTCAAGCACTGGCTGGAACAGCGGCGCCTGGCCTTCAGTGAGGAAGCCCGCCGCTACGGGCTGCCGCTGCCCCGGGGCGTGCTGTTGGTGGGTCCCCAGGGCACGGGCAAGTCGCTCACGGCCAAGGCGATCGCCCACAGCTGGGGCATGCCCCTGCTGCGTCTGGATGTGGGCCGGCTGTTCGCCGGCCTGGTGGGGGCTTCCGAGGCGCGCACCCGCGAGATGATCCAGCGGGCCGAAGCCATGGCCCCCTGCGTGCTCTGGATCGACGAGATCGACAAGGGCTTTGGCGGTGATTCCCGCAGTGACGGCGGCACCAGCCAGCGGGTGCTGGGCACGGTGCTCACCTGGATGGCGGAGAAGACCAGCGCGGTGTTCGTGGTGGCCACGGCCAACGCGGTGGAACGGCTGCCGGGCGAGCTGCTGCGCAAGGGCCGCTTCGACGAGATCTTCCTGCTCGACCTGCCCAGCGCCGAAGAGCGCCGCGCCATCCTCGACCTGCAGCTGCGCCGGCGGCGGCCCGAACACCAGCTCCCCCTGGAGGTGCTGGTGGATCGCACGGCGGGCTTCTCCGGCGCCGAACTGGAACAGACGGTGATCGAAGCCATGCACCTGGCTTTCGCCGAGGCCCGCGACTTCAGCGAAGCCGACCTGGTGGCGGCCGCCAGCCAGGTGGTACCGCTCTCGCGCACGGCCCGGGAGCAACTGGAGCAGCTGCAGGCCTGGGCCCGCGGCGGCCGGGCACGGCCGGCCTCGAGATTGCGGGGTATGACGAACTCCGACGTGGCGTAA
- a CDS encoding aminotransferase class V-fold PLP-dependent enzyme encodes MPALHNKTYFNYGGQGPLPDPSLQAILCCCRSIQELGPFTTAVWPLVEATTTRLRERLGGWLGVAPTRLAFTENVTSGCVLPLWGLPWQPGDVLLLSDCEHPGVVAACQELARRHGLQVRQFRVSDLRGGPEHTETGLLERLEQALEPQTRLVVLSHLLWNSGQLLPIARVAERLYLHPNHPWLLVDGAQSLGSVPVAAAASAADIYACTGHKWCCGPEGLGVVALSERLLAEAQPTLIGWRSLLSEQVSGPEAAPGGSPFHSDGRRFEVATSCIPLFAGLDCSLQLLEAEGSAEQRLESLRSTANRLWQELQQVPGVEPLLQEPPPAGLVSFTLTDAAGRAIKPEAIVDTLGEQAIWLRSLPEPACLRACTHITTTAADLERLLQALRGLQRG; translated from the coding sequence ATGCCCGCCCTCCACAACAAGACCTACTTCAACTACGGCGGCCAGGGGCCCCTGCCGGATCCTTCTCTGCAGGCAATCCTCTGCTGCTGTCGGAGCATTCAGGAGCTGGGACCGTTCACCACAGCGGTGTGGCCCCTGGTCGAGGCGACCACCACACGCCTGCGCGAGCGCCTCGGCGGTTGGCTGGGGGTGGCCCCCACCCGGCTGGCTTTCACGGAGAACGTGACCTCCGGGTGTGTGCTGCCCCTGTGGGGCCTGCCATGGCAGCCGGGGGACGTCCTGCTGCTCAGTGACTGTGAGCATCCGGGCGTGGTGGCGGCCTGCCAGGAGCTGGCACGGCGTCATGGCCTGCAGGTGCGGCAGTTCAGGGTGAGCGACCTGCGCGGCGGCCCTGAGCACACGGAAACCGGGCTGCTGGAACGGCTGGAGCAGGCCTTGGAGCCCCAGACCCGGCTGGTGGTGCTCTCCCACCTGCTCTGGAACAGCGGCCAGTTGCTGCCGATCGCACGGGTGGCCGAGCGGCTCTACCTGCACCCCAACCACCCCTGGCTGCTGGTGGATGGGGCCCAGAGCCTGGGTTCGGTGCCGGTTGCCGCCGCCGCCAGTGCCGCCGATATCTACGCCTGCACCGGCCACAAGTGGTGCTGCGGCCCGGAGGGCCTGGGGGTGGTGGCGTTGTCGGAGCGGCTGCTGGCCGAAGCCCAGCCCACCCTGATCGGCTGGCGCAGTCTGCTGTCGGAGCAGGTCAGCGGGCCCGAGGCCGCCCCTGGAGGCTCCCCCTTCCACAGCGACGGGCGGCGCTTTGAGGTGGCCACCTCCTGCATTCCCCTGTTCGCCGGCCTGGACTGCTCCTTGCAGCTGCTGGAGGCGGAAGGATCGGCGGAGCAGCGTCTGGAGAGCCTCCGCAGCACAGCCAACCGGCTCTGGCAGGAACTCCAGCAGGTGCCGGGCGTGGAACCTCTGCTGCAGGAGCCCCCTCCGGCAGGGCTGGTGAGCTTCACCCTCACTGACGCCGCTGGCAGGGCAATCAAGCCCGAGGCGATCGTGGACACCCTCGGAGAGCAAGCCATCTGGCTGCGCTCGCTCCCCGAGCCAGCCTGCCTGCGCGCCTGCACCCACATCACCACCACAGCAGCAGACCTGGAGCGGTTGCTGCAGGCACTGCGGGGGCTGCAACGCGGCTGA
- a CDS encoding UDP-N-acetylmuramoyl-L-alanyl-D-glutamate--2,6-diaminopimelate ligase — protein sequence MTCLLHALLREVGLQVPPGLANPDVRLVSCDSRRLGAGSVFVGLPGTQADGGRFWRAALQAGAVAALIGAEAAAAEPPGADDPVLVVPDPVARWAGLLAAAFWGQPCQRMALIGVTGTNGKTTTTHLIEHLADHAARPSALFGTLVNRWPGHSVTAQHTTAFADLLQGQLAQAAEAGALIAAMEVSSHALDQQRVAGCRFAGAVFTNLTQDHLDYHPSMEAYFEAKALLFAEPLLAADGARAVVNGDDPWGARLVERLGKRCWRSSLEDSSAQLYIDGLAIDQHGVSGTLHSPAGSGDFRSPLVGRFNLMNLLQAVGALLQQDLPLALVLAGLAGFRGVPGRMERVLAGANDDLPAVLVDYAHTPDGLDNALQACRPFTRGRLICVFGCGGDRDRSKRPQMGAIAARLADAVVVTSDNPRTEDPQGILDDVLAGIPAGTALQVEADRASAIASAIAEAGPDDLVLIAGKGHEDYQILGTKKVHFDDREEAEMALRRRTAA from the coding sequence ATGACTTGCCTGCTCCATGCCCTTCTGCGCGAGGTGGGTCTGCAGGTGCCGCCGGGCCTGGCCAACCCGGATGTGCGGCTGGTGAGCTGTGATTCCCGCCGCCTGGGTGCCGGCAGTGTGTTTGTGGGCCTGCCCGGCACCCAGGCCGATGGCGGGCGCTTCTGGCGAGCGGCCCTGCAGGCGGGCGCGGTGGCGGCCCTGATCGGCGCCGAGGCCGCTGCCGCCGAGCCTCCGGGCGCCGACGATCCGGTGCTGGTGGTGCCCGATCCGGTGGCCCGGTGGGCCGGCCTGCTGGCCGCGGCCTTCTGGGGGCAGCCCTGCCAGCGGATGGCGCTGATCGGGGTCACCGGCACCAACGGCAAGACCACCACCACCCACCTGATCGAGCACCTGGCCGACCATGCCGCCCGGCCTTCAGCCCTGTTCGGCACCCTGGTGAACCGCTGGCCCGGCCACAGCGTCACCGCCCAGCACACCACCGCCTTCGCCGACCTGCTGCAGGGCCAGCTGGCCCAGGCCGCCGAGGCCGGCGCCCTGATCGCCGCCATGGAGGTGAGCTCCCACGCCCTGGATCAGCAGCGGGTGGCGGGCTGCCGCTTCGCCGGAGCGGTGTTCACCAACCTCACCCAGGACCACCTCGACTATCACCCGTCCATGGAGGCCTACTTCGAGGCCAAGGCCCTGCTGTTCGCCGAGCCCCTGCTGGCGGCGGATGGCGCCAGGGCCGTCGTCAACGGCGATGACCCCTGGGGTGCCCGGCTGGTGGAGCGGCTGGGCAAGCGCTGCTGGCGCAGTTCCCTGGAGGACTCCTCTGCGCAGCTGTACATCGACGGCCTGGCGATCGACCAGCACGGCGTGAGCGGCACCCTGCACAGCCCCGCAGGCAGTGGCGACTTCCGTTCGCCCCTTGTGGGCCGCTTCAACCTGATGAACCTGCTGCAGGCGGTGGGGGCGCTGCTGCAGCAGGACCTGCCCCTGGCGCTGGTGCTGGCGGGCCTGGCCGGTTTCCGCGGCGTGCCTGGCCGCATGGAGCGAGTGCTGGCTGGGGCCAACGACGATCTGCCGGCGGTGTTGGTGGACTATGCCCACACCCCCGATGGTCTGGACAACGCCCTGCAGGCCTGCCGTCCGTTCACCAGGGGCCGTCTGATCTGCGTGTTCGGCTGCGGCGGCGACCGCGACCGCAGCAAGCGGCCCCAGATGGGGGCCATCGCCGCCCGCCTGGCGGACGCGGTGGTGGTGACCTCCGACAATCCCCGCACCGAGGACCCCCAGGGGATCCTCGACGATGTGCTGGCCGGGATTCCCGCCGGCACCGCCCTGCAGGTGGAGGCTGACCGGGCCTCGGCCATCGCCTCGGCGATCGCCGAGGCCGGCCCCGACGACCTGGTGCTGATCGCCGGTAAGGGGCATGAGGACTATCAGATCCTCGGCACCAAAAAGGTGCACTTCGACGACCGGGAGGAGGCTGAAATGGCCCTGCGCCGGCGGACTGCCGCCTGA
- a CDS encoding glutaredoxin family protein, producing the protein MADLLLYTRQGCCLCEGLADKLLALQPPPRLRLIDVDSDPALQRRFGLEVPVLGQNLPAGERLLPRVPPRLAGEQLQRWLKLQGVQME; encoded by the coding sequence ATGGCGGATCTGTTGCTCTACACCCGCCAGGGCTGCTGCCTGTGCGAAGGTCTGGCGGACAAGCTGCTGGCCCTGCAGCCCCCGCCGCGGCTGCGGCTGATTGACGTGGACAGCGACCCCGCCCTGCAGCGGCGCTTCGGACTGGAGGTACCGGTGCTGGGCCAGAACCTGCCTGCCGGAGAACGGCTGCTGCCGCGCGTGCCGCCCCGGCTGGCGGGGGAGCAGCTGCAGCGCTGGCTGAAGCTGCAGGGCGTGCAGATGGAGTGA
- the yidD gene encoding membrane protein insertion efficiency factor YidD, whose translation MAGLLLLLIGAYRRWLSPLLGPRCRFIPSCSAYGLEAIQRHGPWRGGWLTLTRLLRCHPFSPCGCDPVPE comes from the coding sequence GTGGCCGGGCTGCTGCTGCTGCTGATCGGCGCCTACCGCCGCTGGCTCTCGCCGCTGCTGGGGCCCCGTTGCCGCTTCATTCCCAGCTGCAGTGCCTACGGGCTGGAGGCGATTCAGCGCCACGGCCCCTGGCGGGGGGGCTGGCTCACCCTCACCCGCCTGCTGCGCTGCCATCCCTTCAGCCCCTGTGGCTGCGACCCGGTGCCCGAGTGA
- the rpsD gene encoding 30S ribosomal protein S4, with translation MSRYRGPRLRITRRLGDLPGLTRKAAKRSYPPGQHGQARRKRSEYAIRLEEKQKLRFNYGISERQLVRYVKKARAQEGSTGTNLLKLLENRLDNMCFRLGFGPTVPGARQLVNHGHVTVNGRVVDIPSYQCKAGDVIAIRERKQSRKLAEGNLEFPGLANIPPHLEFDKAKLSAKVVSKCEREWVALEINELLVVEFYSRKV, from the coding sequence ATGTCTCGCTACCGCGGCCCTCGCCTGAGGATCACGCGGCGCTTGGGAGACCTCCCCGGTCTCACCCGGAAGGCCGCAAAGCGGTCCTATCCCCCCGGTCAGCACGGCCAGGCCCGTCGCAAGCGCTCCGAATACGCCATCCGTCTGGAAGAGAAGCAGAAGCTTCGCTTCAACTACGGCATCTCCGAGCGTCAGCTCGTGCGCTACGTGAAGAAAGCGCGCGCCCAGGAGGGTTCCACCGGAACCAACCTGCTGAAGCTGCTCGAGAACCGCCTCGACAACATGTGTTTCCGCCTCGGCTTCGGGCCCACCGTGCCCGGCGCCCGCCAGCTGGTGAACCACGGCCACGTCACCGTGAACGGCCGGGTGGTGGACATTCCCAGCTACCAGTGCAAGGCCGGCGATGTGATCGCCATCCGTGAGCGCAAGCAGAGCAGGAAGCTGGCCGAAGGCAACCTGGAATTTCCCGGTCTGGCCAACATCCCGCCCCACCTCGAGTTCGACAAGGCCAAGCTCTCCGCCAAGGTGGTGAGCAAGTGTGAGCGCGAGTGGGTCGCCCTGGAGATCAACGAACTGCTGGTGGTGGAGTTCTACTCCCGCAAGGTCTGA
- a CDS encoding geranylgeranyl reductase family protein: MAERPTETVDLLVVGAGPAGAMAAVTAARGGLGVLLVDKRQLPRHKPCGGGMPVPVQGELRDLVPEAVVDTRVRWMRHSWRFQAAAEAAVDPPGTPPERSRGLWMVQRPRFDHALVQAAAAAGARVLEGHAFQALERGRDGVTVTLRRPGASGEPRCLQVRARHVIGADGAAGGVAACVGLRPDPRVALAIELEVPHQWDPAHPLLRPDLLHLDYGVLRRGYAWLFPKADHLNIGAGLFHGRERDVRRDPRARQRIRAAIDATAAALGVVPERLNGLRSYAHPLPFWDGPEPLHTPDGRVLLVGDAAGLINPLFGDGLFHAIRSGRLAAEAVLEGRPDTHTQRVHGLLADDFEAARRLARIFYGLPGLTFRYAISQPRATPVAVRLLGGELSFQGLGRRALRRIAGGLLGELRLRPAVGGQGQQPQP; this comes from the coding sequence GTGGCTGAGCGGCCAACCGAGACGGTGGATCTGCTGGTGGTGGGCGCAGGCCCCGCCGGGGCCATGGCGGCCGTCACCGCTGCCCGGGGCGGCCTGGGCGTGTTGCTGGTGGACAAGCGGCAGCTGCCACGGCACAAGCCCTGTGGTGGCGGCATGCCCGTGCCGGTGCAGGGGGAATTGCGCGATCTGGTGCCCGAGGCGGTGGTGGACACCCGGGTGCGCTGGATGCGGCACAGCTGGCGATTCCAGGCGGCGGCGGAGGCTGCCGTGGATCCGCCGGGAACGCCGCCGGAGCGCTCGCGGGGACTGTGGATGGTGCAGCGGCCCCGCTTCGACCACGCCCTGGTGCAGGCGGCCGCAGCGGCCGGTGCCCGGGTGCTGGAGGGACACGCCTTTCAGGCGTTGGAGCGGGGGCGCGATGGAGTCACGGTCACGTTGCGCCGCCCGGGCGCCAGCGGTGAGCCGCGCTGCCTGCAGGTGCGGGCCCGCCACGTGATCGGTGCCGATGGGGCCGCCGGTGGCGTTGCCGCCTGTGTGGGGTTGCGGCCCGATCCGCGGGTGGCCCTGGCGATCGAGCTGGAGGTCCCCCACCAGTGGGATCCCGCCCATCCCCTGCTGCGCCCCGATCTGCTCCACCTCGACTACGGCGTGCTGCGCCGCGGCTACGCCTGGCTGTTCCCCAAGGCTGACCACCTCAACATCGGTGCGGGGCTGTTCCATGGCCGTGAGCGCGATGTGCGCCGCGACCCCAGGGCGCGCCAGCGCATCCGCGCCGCGATCGACGCCACCGCCGCCGCGCTCGGGGTGGTTCCCGAGCGCCTTAACGGTCTGCGCAGCTACGCCCACCCCCTGCCCTTCTGGGACGGGCCCGAGCCCCTGCACACCCCGGACGGCCGGGTGCTGCTGGTGGGCGATGCGGCGGGTCTGATCAATCCCCTGTTCGGGGACGGCCTGTTCCATGCCATCCGCAGTGGCCGACTGGCGGCCGAGGCCGTGCTGGAGGGGCGGCCCGACACCCATACGCAGCGGGTGCATGGGCTGCTGGCCGACGACTTCGAGGCGGCCCGCCGCCTGGCCCGGATCTTCTACGGCCTGCCCGGGCTCACCTTCCGCTACGCCATCTCCCAGCCCCGGGCCACGCCTGTGGCCGTCCGTTTGCTGGGGGGTGAGCTGTCGTTCCAGGGGCTGGGCCGGCGAGCCCTGCGCCGGATTGCCGGCGGCCTGCTCGGCGAGCTGCGCCTGCGACCAGCTGTTGGCGGCCAAGGGCAGCAACCCCAGCCATAA
- the trpC gene encoding indole-3-glycerol phosphate synthase TrpC, translating into MEIRRRPPNPSVKVAHLEYAIPHDQAEPRHILERIVWEKDREVAASRGRLSLQKLQQQVAELPATRDFLAALRASCRRPAVIAEVKKASPSKGVIREDFDPEAIARAYAAGGASCLSVLTDKAFFQGGFEVLVQVRQVVDLPLLCKDFILSPYQLYQARAAGADAALLIAAILSDQDMAYLLKVARSLGLAVLVEVHDGAELDRVLALDGVELIGINNRNLATFHTDLAVTERLTASHGERIRAKGCLLVSESGLFSRDDLDRVHGAGADAVLVGESLMRQADVTAALETLIGG; encoded by the coding sequence TTGGAGATCCGCCGCCGGCCCCCGAACCCCTCCGTGAAGGTGGCGCACCTCGAATACGCCATTCCCCACGATCAGGCTGAGCCGCGCCACATCCTCGAGCGGATCGTCTGGGAGAAGGACCGCGAGGTGGCCGCCTCCAGGGGGCGACTGAGTCTGCAGAAGCTGCAGCAACAGGTGGCCGAGCTGCCCGCCACCCGTGATTTTCTCGCGGCCCTGCGCGCCAGCTGCCGCAGGCCGGCGGTGATCGCCGAAGTGAAGAAGGCCAGCCCCAGCAAGGGGGTGATCCGCGAGGATTTCGACCCCGAGGCCATTGCCCGTGCCTATGCCGCCGGTGGCGCCAGCTGTCTGTCGGTGCTCACCGACAAGGCGTTTTTCCAGGGGGGCTTCGAGGTGCTGGTGCAGGTGCGCCAGGTGGTGGACCTGCCCCTGCTCTGCAAGGACTTCATCCTCAGTCCTTACCAGCTCTACCAGGCCCGGGCGGCCGGGGCCGACGCCGCCCTGCTGATCGCGGCGATCCTCAGCGATCAGGACATGGCCTACCTGCTCAAGGTGGCCCGCAGTCTCGGACTGGCGGTCCTGGTGGAAGTGCACGATGGGGCGGAGCTGGACCGGGTGCTGGCCCTCGACGGGGTGGAGCTGATCGGCATCAACAACCGCAACCTGGCCACGTTCCACACCGATCTGGCCGTCACCGAGCGACTCACCGCCAGCCACGGCGAGCGCATCCGCGCCAAGGGCTGCCTGCTGGTGAGTGAGTCGGGTCTGTTCAGCCGCGACGACCTCGATCGGGTGCATGGCGCGGGCGCCGACGCGGTGCTGGTGGGGGAGTCCCTGATGCGTCAGGCGGATGTCACCGCCGCGCTGGAAACGCTGATCGGTGGCTGA
- a CDS encoding helix-turn-helix domain-containing protein, producing MLSLRAPGIWPQGRPDQLELRWQEQADGTPIHLHRHPPGTQEPPHSLSWSLQIPLEQLLLAAERRQLTGCLAMDGMDSLDGTSPASAGLRAAIRRLRAIADQGLSQEWLVLEPQLLDLLVDALMAAPGGPMPRQDRGWRHVIETLGAMDRWLGEELSLADLSRATGVSPRSLQMAFRRHLQKRPLQSLRELRLARLRQLLLRAGRRPGMAEALGQCGLPGNGTTARHYQDRFAEKPSQTRS from the coding sequence ATGCTCAGCCTGCGGGCGCCGGGGATCTGGCCCCAGGGCCGCCCTGATCAGCTGGAGCTGCGCTGGCAGGAACAGGCGGATGGCACCCCCATCCATCTGCACCGCCATCCCCCAGGGACGCAGGAGCCACCGCACTCCCTGAGCTGGAGCCTGCAGATCCCCCTCGAACAGCTGCTGCTGGCAGCCGAGCGCAGGCAGCTCACAGGGTGTCTGGCGATGGATGGCATGGACTCACTGGATGGCACCAGCCCCGCCAGCGCCGGGCTCAGGGCGGCAATCCGCCGGTTGCGCGCCATCGCCGACCAGGGCCTGAGCCAGGAGTGGCTGGTGCTGGAACCCCAGCTGCTCGACCTGCTGGTGGATGCGCTGATGGCCGCTCCCGGCGGCCCCATGCCCCGTCAGGATCGGGGGTGGCGGCACGTGATCGAGACGTTGGGCGCCATGGACCGCTGGCTGGGCGAGGAGCTCAGCCTGGCTGACCTCTCCAGGGCAACGGGCGTGTCGCCGAGGTCGCTGCAGATGGCCTTCCGGCGCCACCTCCAGAAGCGACCCCTGCAGAGCCTGCGTGAGCTGCGCCTGGCCCGGCTGCGCCAGCTGCTGCTGCGGGCCGGCCGGAGACCTGGCATGGCCGAGGCGCTGGGCCAGTGCGGCTTGCCCGGCAATGGCACCACCGCCCGCCACTACCAGGACCGCTTCGCTGAGAAGCCCTCCCAGACCCGCTCCTGA
- the lpdA gene encoding dihydrolipoyl dehydrogenase, which translates to MSAAPSNSSGSSGDVDFDVIVIGAGYGGFDAAKHAAEHGLKVAIVESRDMGGTCVNRGCVPSKALLAASGRVRELADAEHLAGFGIHAAPVRFERQKIADHANQLVATIRANLTKSLERAGATILRGKGRLAGHQQVTVRESGSGVERTYSARDVILATGSEPFVPRGIETDGRTVFTSDEAVSLEWLPRWLAIIGSGYIGLEFADVYTALGCEVTMIEALDRVMPTFDPDIAKIAARKLIDGRDIDARAGLLARKVTPGCPVTIELADMATKELVETLEVDAVLVATGRVPSSAELNLAAVGVETERGFIPVDDAMRVLAGGEPVPHLWAVGDVTGKMMLAHTAAAQGTVAIDNILGHTRAIDYRSIPAATFTHPEISSVGLSEADARALAEREGFELGVVRSYFKANSKALAELESDGLMKLLFNKSTGEVLGSHIYGLHAADLIQEIANAVARRQSVKQLASEVHTHPTLSEVVEVAYKQAAMAVA; encoded by the coding sequence GTGAGCGCAGCCCCCTCCAATTCTTCCGGCTCCTCTGGCGATGTTGATTTCGATGTGATCGTGATCGGGGCCGGCTACGGCGGCTTCGACGCCGCCAAGCACGCCGCGGAGCACGGCCTCAAGGTGGCGATCGTGGAATCCCGCGACATGGGCGGCACCTGCGTGAACCGCGGCTGCGTGCCCTCCAAGGCCCTGCTGGCGGCCAGCGGCCGGGTGCGGGAGCTGGCCGACGCCGAGCACCTGGCCGGCTTCGGCATCCACGCGGCGCCGGTGCGGTTCGAGCGCCAGAAGATCGCCGACCACGCCAACCAGCTGGTGGCCACGATCCGCGCCAACCTCACCAAGTCGCTGGAGCGGGCCGGCGCCACGATTCTGCGCGGCAAGGGCCGGCTGGCGGGCCACCAGCAGGTGACCGTGCGCGAGAGCGGCAGCGGCGTGGAGCGCACCTATTCCGCCCGCGACGTGATCCTGGCCACCGGCTCGGAGCCGTTTGTGCCCCGCGGCATCGAGACCGATGGCCGCACCGTGTTCACCAGCGACGAGGCGGTGAGCCTGGAGTGGCTGCCCCGCTGGCTGGCGATCATCGGCAGCGGTTACATCGGCCTGGAGTTCGCCGATGTGTACACGGCGCTCGGCTGTGAGGTGACGATGATCGAAGCGCTGGATCGGGTGATGCCCACCTTCGATCCAGACATCGCCAAGATCGCCGCCCGCAAGCTGATTGATGGCCGCGACATCGACGCCCGCGCCGGCCTGCTGGCCCGCAAGGTAACCCCCGGCTGCCCCGTGACAATCGAGCTGGCCGACATGGCCACCAAGGAGCTGGTGGAGACCCTGGAGGTGGATGCGGTGCTGGTGGCCACCGGCCGGGTGCCGAGCAGCGCTGAGCTCAACCTGGCCGCTGTTGGGGTGGAGACCGAGCGTGGCTTCATCCCGGTGGACGACGCCATGCGGGTGCTGGCGGGCGGCGAACCCGTGCCGCACCTGTGGGCCGTGGGCGATGTCACCGGCAAGATGATGCTGGCCCACACCGCCGCCGCCCAGGGCACCGTGGCCATCGACAACATCCTGGGCCACACGCGGGCTATCGACTACCGCTCGATTCCGGCCGCCACCTTCACCCACCCGGAAATCAGCTCGGTGGGCCTGAGCGAGGCCGATGCCAGGGCGCTGGCGGAGCGAGAGGGTTTCGAACTGGGCGTGGTGCGCAGCTACTTCAAGGCCAATTCCAAGGCCCTGGCCGAGCTGGAGAGCGATGGCCTGATGAAGCTGCTCTTCAACAAGAGCACCGGCGAAGTGCTGGGCTCCCACATCTACGGCCTGCACGCGGCCGACCTGATCCAGGAGATCGCCAACGCCGTGGCTCGCCGCCAGAGCGTCAAGCAGCTGGCCAGCGAGGTGCACACCCACCCCACCCTCAGCGAGGTGGTGGAAGTGGCCTACAAGCAGGCGGCGATGGCTGTTGCGTAG
- a CDS encoding RNA methyltransferase, protein MEPSRCAATTSSDPAPLICSRRNPLVRQLRQLHDGRARREQGLLLLEGTHLLQEVIRLGLVPRHLLATDPWMQSHQALLDALPPGCRLHRVSEEVLQAVATTQHPDGVVASLEPPVIASGAGGGLAEITHPEITHPEVTSPGVMKPVDFWLVLDTIQDPGNLGTLMRTALAAGVRSLWLADGADPHQPKVLRASAGAALALPLWRGSRAELAERLALLRDRHGVQLLATVPPEQGGRPYWQLDWTAPTALLLGSEGTGLARELQALASQRVTVPHSPAVESLNVAVAAAPLLLERLRQERMPAS, encoded by the coding sequence ATGGAACCGTCAAGGTGCGCCGCCACGACCAGTTCTGATCCGGCGCCCCTGATCTGTAGCCGCCGCAATCCTCTGGTGCGCCAGCTCAGGCAGCTCCACGACGGTCGGGCCCGTCGGGAGCAGGGGCTGCTCCTGCTGGAAGGCACCCATCTTCTGCAGGAGGTGATCCGCCTGGGGTTGGTGCCTCGCCACCTGCTGGCCACGGACCCCTGGATGCAGAGCCATCAGGCCCTTCTGGACGCCCTGCCGCCGGGCTGCCGTCTGCACAGGGTGAGCGAGGAGGTGCTCCAGGCCGTGGCCACCACCCAGCATCCCGATGGGGTGGTGGCCAGCTTGGAACCTCCGGTGATCGCCTCAGGGGCGGGCGGCGGGCTTGCCGAGATTACGCATCCAGAGATCACGCATCCAGAGGTGACGAGTCCAGGGGTGATGAAGCCCGTGGATTTCTGGCTGGTGCTCGACACGATCCAGGACCCCGGCAACCTCGGCACGCTGATGCGCACGGCGCTGGCGGCCGGGGTGCGGAGCCTGTGGCTGGCCGATGGGGCGGATCCTCACCAGCCCAAGGTGCTGCGCGCTTCCGCCGGGGCAGCCCTGGCCCTGCCCCTGTGGCGCGGCAGTCGGGCGGAGCTGGCGGAGCGCCTGGCGCTGTTGCGTGATCGGCATGGCGTGCAGCTGCTTGCCACCGTGCCGCCGGAGCAGGGCGGGCGGCCCTACTGGCAGCTCGACTGGACGGCCCCGACGGCCCTGCTGCTGGGCAGTGAGGGGACGGGCCTGGCCCGGGAGTTGCAGGCACTGGCCAGCCAGCGGGTCACGGTGCCCCACAGTCCCGCGGTGGAATCCCTGAATGTGGCGGTGGCGGCGGCCCCCCTGCTGCTGGAGCGCCTCCGGCAGGAGAGAATGCCGGCAAGCTGA